The genomic stretch ATGGAAATTTTGAACGAGCAGGGCAAAGTGGTTCGAAGCTTTACCTCCAAAAAAGATGAAAGCTACATCCCGCACAATGGCGGTGGGGCCCCACCAAAACCCGTTTTGGGAAAAGACAAAGGTCTGAACCGTTTTGTTTGGGATTTGAAAACCCCTATTGTCCCCGGTGTCCCCGGTGTTTACATCGAGGCCGACTTTTCAGGGCACAAAGTTCCGCCAGGAGAATACATCATCAAAATGAAAGTGGGAGAGGAGACGGTTTCCACACAGGGAAGCATTGTGCCCACCCCGAATACAGCTATCACACAAGAACAGTTCGAAGAACACGATGCCATTATGAACGATTTTGAGCAGAAGTTGACCGATATGCACAACAAAGTGAACAAATTGAAAGAAGTTCAAGATCAGTTGGAGAAGTTGATCAAAGATCTGGATGATAAGGAACTTAAAAGCGAAGGACAGGAGTTGCTTGATAAATTGAAAGCGTGGGACGGTGAAATGGTACAGCGCAAATCACAGGCGTATGACGATGTGGAGAATTTCCCCAACAAATTTACCGCAGAATATCTTTTTGTGATGAACCATAGCAACAGTGCTTTGCCGCAGATCAATCAACCATCAAAAGATAGAAAAGCGGAACTGGACGCCCAGTGGGTTGGATTAAAACGAAGGGCAGAAGCATTAATGAATACAGAAATACCTAATTTTAACGCCAAACTTTGGGAGAATGGCATTGGCGCCATTCGGATGTAACATATAAAACGGGCAAGTGCTGTATCCTTACATAAAATCGTTGCACCTCATATTTGTGGTGACCTGGTTCGCGGGTCTGTTCTACATTCCGAGGTTGTTCATCTATCATATCGAGGCATTGCAAAAACCATCGCCGGACAAGGAGATACTTTCCGATCAACTCAAGTTGATGACAAAACGATTGTGGTATATCATCACATGGCCGTCGGCGATCTTGTGTACGTTGTTTGCGGTATGGCTGTTGATTTTAATGCCGGAATGGTTACGGCAACCTTGGATGCACGTCAAGCTCGGTTTCGTGTTGCTGCTCTTTGCATATCATTTTAAATGCCATCAAATTTTTAAACAGCTACAGCGCGATGAGGTCAAATACACCTCAAAATTTATGCGAATTTGGAACGAAGTGGCGACCATTATTCTTTTTGCCGTTGTTTTTTTAGTGGTTCTAAAAAGCGCCTTTAATTGGATCTATGGCATTGTGGGGATGTTTGCTCTTATGGTATTGTTGATGCTCGGTATTCGATGGTACAAAAAAGTTCGGGACAAGAATCCTAATGCATAGAGAGTTCAAGTTCAAACTCAAATTCAAGCACAAGTGCCAAACCCTTTGTGCTTGCACTTGATTCTTGTACTTCAAGGTTATTTGGCTCGATAATTGCTTAAATTTAACGTTAAAACAGGCAATCTTGCTCAGAAAACTGTCCTTACGTTCACGAATATTCGTTGCCATGATCACATTGGTTGTGGTTGCTTCTGTGTTGATTGCAGGGGTTACGGTGTACCAATACAAAGAACAAGGGAACGATTACCACAACGAACGGTTGGAGCGAAAGGAAGAACAGCTCATCAAGAGTATCAACTATACGCTGAAGGAAACCACTTATCCGGTCACTACCGAAAATTTGCACCTGATTTTTAGCGAGGAGATCTATGAAATTGCCAACATCCAGAACGTAAACTTCAATATTTATGATCTTGAGGGCAACTTGATAAAAAATTCAAGACCTAGCTTTGAATCCAACTCCATTGCCACCTGTTTGGATGCCGAAGTGCTCAATTTTTTACGGGAAAGTGGGGAAACACGGTTTGTAGAGGAAAAAAGGGCCGCTGGAGATAATTATCAGGCCATCTATACCTATATCTACGACTTAAAGTTCAAGCCCATCGGCATTATGAACCTGCCCTATTTTGAGGATAACACCTTCAACAATATGGAACTGCGGGAGTTTCTCTTCCGATTGGGCATGGTGTATGTTCTGATGCTTGTGGTCGCCATCTTTTTGGCATATTTCATTTCAAAATACATTACAAGGTCGTTGCAGACGATTTCGGATAAGATCAACCGCACCAATCTGACCCATCAGAACGAAAAAATCTATTTGGAAAGCCCAGGGGAGGAGATTGCCAAGTTGGTGGATTCTTACAACCGAATGATAGATGAGCTCGAAGAAAGTGCGGTAAAATTGGCCCGTAGCGAGCGTGAGCAAGCTTGGCGTGAGATGGCGAAGCAAGTGGCGCACGAAATCAAGAACCCGTTAACGCCCCTTCGTCTCACGGTTCAGAGTTTTGAACGGAAGTTCGACCCCGGCGACCCCGAGATACAAAAAAAGGTAAAGGAGTTTTCCAAGACATTGATCCAGCAAATCGATACCATGAGCAACATTGCCACTGCTTTTTCCAGTTTTGCCGATATGCCCGCCCAGCAGAACGAAACCTTGAACGTGGTAAAAGTGGTAAAGTTGGCGTTGGAAATCTTTAACGAGGATTATATTCATTTTATAACAGATGAGGATGAGGTAGTGGCCAAACTGGACCGTACCCAATTGATACGGGTGATCACCAATTTGGTCAAGAATGCGATCCAGGCCATTCCCGAAGTGGAATCCCCAAGGATTTTGGTCACTGTGGCAACAGTGGGCGATCGGGTAAAGATTTCGGTCGCGGATAACGGTCTAGGCATCGCCGATGAGCACAAACATCGCATTTTTGAGCCCAAGTTCACCACCAAATCCAGTGGAACCGGACTAGGTCTGGGTATGGTAAAGAACATTGTGGAAAACTATGGCGGAACCATTACCTTTACTTCAAAGGTTGGAAAAGGGACCGTGTTTACCATCGATTTTCCAAAGGAACAGAAGAATTAATGGCAACTTGTATAGTTGCAACCCCAAACAGCATTCTATATGGAATACGAAAACATTTACATTGAAGAAGAGAACAATTTGGCCACCATTACCATAAACAGGCCCAAAAAGCTCAATGCCTTGAACATTAGGACCATTGAGGAGCTCCACGAAGCTTTCAGGGAATTGGATGAAGACCCCGATACCAAGGTCATAATCATTACGGGGAGTGGCGATAAGGCTTTTGTGGCAGGTGCCGATATTTCCGAATTCGCCGATTTTTCGGTGAAGGAGGGACGACAATTGGCGGCAGCGGGCCAGAAGAATCTCTTCGATTTTGTGGAGAACCTATCGACACCTGTAATTGCGGCAATAAACGGTTTTGCGCTGGGCGGTGGATTGGAACTGGCCATGGCATGCCATTTTAGGGTGGCCAGCAGCAATGCCCGAATGGGACTGCCCGAAGTGTCCTTGGGCGTAATTCCCGGGTATGGCGGCACACAGCGCCTGCCACAGTTGGTGGGCAAGGGCCGTGCCATGGAAATGATCATGACGGCCGGTATGATCGACTCGGACAAGGCCTTTGGTTATGGACTGGTGAACCATGTCGTATCCAGCGAGGAATTGTTGCCCTTTTGCACCAAAATTGCGAGCAGGATATCGAATAATTCCACAGTTGCCATAAAACACGCAATAAAAGCTATAAATGCAGGTTTTAAGTATGACGCTGATGGCTATTCGGTGGAGATTGATGCTTTTGGCACATGCTTTGGGACCGACGATTTTAAAGAGGGGACCACGGCATTTTTGGAAAAGCGCCAAGCAGATTTCCCTGGATCATGACCATTGGCCTAACCAAGCCTAATCATGAAAAAATACCTGTTTCTTCTATTTAGTTTTGTGCTGACAGGCATGGCCGTCCATGCACAGAAAATGCCCGTTTCTTATGATTTTGGAGAAAAATATAAGGATCGTTACCGCTATTCCAATCTGGTTGCCATCGACGAGGACGATTCTGGCGGCTACATTTTAGTAAGGGCCTATTATCAAGGACTGATCCTAAAACCCAAGGGATATCTGATCGAAAAATACAACAGTGATCTGGAGTTGGTATCCGAATATAATTATAAGCTCAAGGACCTGGATTTTGTGGATGGATTCCTCAAAAATGGACAATTGCACCTTATGTTCCTCAATTATAACACCAGCAGGGGCGAATACGAGTATTGGGTACACAGCAGTCCAGTCATAGACTTTGGTTTTCGAGAGAAAAAATTGCTGTCCATTGCTTCGGAGCAGGTGGACGACCCCGTAGGGAAGAACTACTATAACCGTGATTTTTCTCGTGGGTTCACCACCGCCATTCTTTTTAATGAAGCTAAAACAGGTTTTGTCATCAGTACACACCACAAAAAAGGAAAGAGCAATAAGCATATGATCCATATGTTCGATACCGCGCTCAACAAAAAGTTCGAGTTCGATTTTTCGGATGAAATCGAGGAAAAGAATTACGCTTTCGAGAACGTTGCCTTTTCCGAGGACCTTCAAACGGCCTATATTGTTGGTAAGGCCTATTTTAAAAAGCGAAGGTTCAGTGTCGATGAAAGAAAATTTCAATATGAATTGATCAAGGTATCGCAAAACGGGAGTAAAACACAATCCTTTGTAGACCCCGGGAAGTATCCGGAAGCATTGTATCCTGTTTTGATGAAGGACAAACTGGTCTGTACGGGTTTTTATGCCGATAGAAAGGATAACAGGTACAATGGAATCGTTTATTTTGATGTGAATCCCAACTCCTTGGACATTCGTTCCCAGAAATACAATCCTTTTTCGCAGCAGTTTATGGACGATAAGTTTGGCCGTGAAGAAGATAAGGACATCAAGAACCTTGTGTTTAAAAATGTTGAGGTCACTGAAGAGAACGAAATATTCTTCAATGCCGAAGAGTACTTTGTAACCACTGGACTGGAAACTACCGGGGCCGGACAACGGGTGAGAATTGAGCGATACCACCACAACGACATCGTCAGTGTGAAGCTTACCGCCAACGGAATCATGGACTGGGCCCGTAACATCAACAAAACAGAGGTTACCCAAGGCGATGGGGCCTACGCATCCTACAGTTCGTACTGCAAGGACGGCACCACTTATTTCTTTATTTGTACGGCCGCAGAAAATCCGCAATTGATCAACAACGAACGTTTGATATTTAAGCAGGGATTTAGCAGAAACCGCAATGTTTTTATGATCTCGTTGGACGAAAACGGGGTAATGGATTACGAAAAGGTGATTGATCAGCAAGAAGCGAGATTGCCGCTTATGGTCTCCAAACCCTTGAAGGATGAAGCAGAGGATAAAATGCTTTTTTATGCCAAAAGGGGAAGCAGGAAACAACTTGTAAAAGTCGATTTTAAATAACTGAACAACAAATAATTAAGAAAAATGGCCTCCGTTGGAGGCTTTTTTTATGTTTCAAATCCAAAAAAGAAGGAAAAAACCTACATAAAAATACACATATCAATTGAAGTAGGGCATTCATCAATTCATAGCCCGCATTGGTGAATTAGGGCCAAATACAATGGTGTAAGCACCATACATTTGGGGCATTAACCCTAATAAAAAAATAATTATGAAAGTATTAAAATTATGTAGTATCGCCATGTTGGCCATGTCAATAACGTTGGTTTCCTGTTCTGGAGAAGATGGGGAAACCGGACCAATCGGACCTGCAGGTCCCCAAGGTGAGCAGGGGGAACAAGGCCCTCAAGGCGAGCAAGGTGAACAGGGAAATGCAAATGTTCGCACTTTTGACTATCTGATTAACGACTATTCATCAGATACTATTGAAATTACACTTACTAATTTTATCGATGAAGGATTGGATGTTACCAATTTTGCACTTTTATTTTATCTAGAATCTACAGGTGATCCAAATGATAGATGGTATTCAATCCCAGGTCCAATAGACCAGTTTCAAAGGTATACCAAAGTTATAGTTTTAGAGCAGGACAGTGAAGTTAAAATCGATTTTTTTAACGTAGATCACACGCCTTATGTGTTTCCTGCAGGAAAGTTCAATATGCTAAGAATTGTTGCTATTGATTTGGGCAACGGCACAGCTAAAACAAGTAAAGAAGATGCAATGTCCGAACTAAAATCCGCAGGGGTTGACACTTCGGATTATAATCAAGTAGCAGCGTATTTTGGATTAAATTAAATATGTTTTAGTCCTTTTAAGGACAACCTAACCATTAATTATGGAGCCGGGCATCGCCCGGCTTTTTTGTTGGATAAATTATTTGCCAATTCATATAAAAAGGAAATAATCCATATATTTGGAATAAATCCAAATTATGTCATCCAGAGAATTTTTGAAGGGAAGGGGAGCTCAAAAAAATACCGAAAATCGGTTTTTGCAGCATGTATTCGAAATGCGGGACGATTTCTTGGAATTTTGCCGTTTGGAAGGAGAGGAAGCTGAAAATAACAAGACGCAGTACATACCCATCTTTCCAAAAACCATTGTGAACAAGGTAGATAGTCCGGATGTGGGCATGGGATACTCCATGAACCCCTACCAAGGATGCGAACACGGTTGCATTTATTGCTACGCCCGAAATACCCACGAATATTGGGGATATAGTCCGGGGCTGGATTTTGAACGGAGGATTTTGGTAAAGAAATCCGCGCCGGAACTATTGGAGGCCAAGATCAAACATAAAAATTGGAAAGCGCACACGATAGTGTTATCGGGCAACACCGATTGTTACCAACCGGCCGAGCAGAAGTTCGAGATCACGAGAAAATGTTTGGAGGTTTTTTTAAAATATCGCCATCCAGTCGGCATCATCACCAAAAATGCATTGGTGTTGCGGGATTTGGATATTTTGAAAAAACTCAACGAACACCGATTGATCGGAGTCAACATATCCGTAACTACCTTATCAGAAGAAACAAGGCGAAAACTTGAACCTAGAACCGCATCCATTCAAAAACGGCTGAAAACAATACAAGTACTATCCGAAAATCAAATCCCCGTTAACGCAATGTTGGCTCCCATGATTCCGGGAATAAATTCCCATGAACTGCTGCCCTTGGCAAAAACGGTGGCGGAACATGGTGCGCTCTCTTTTGGGTTGACGGTGGTACGCCTCAATGGTGCCATTGGACAGATTTTTTCGGACTGGATCAAAAAGGCAATGCCGGATAGGGCCGAGAAAGTACTGCACCAGATTCAGGATTGCCATGGTGGAACGGTTAACGATAGCAGATTTGGAACACGAACAAGGGGGGAAGGCAAGATTGCCGAGCAAATACACGAAATGGCCCAAATTGCAAGGAAACGATACTTTAAGGGCAAGGTTTTTCCACCCTTGAACTTAGAACTCCATGAGCAATACAAGGACGGGCAGATGAGATTGTTTTAGTCGAAATTTGACTATCATTTCTAGAACAAGTTACAGCTGCCGTCAATTCAAAACAACGATTCATCAATTGAATACGGGCACCAGTCAATTGGTAGGTAAAATAATGGTCAGATGCACTTAGCTTTAAGATCTATAAACTTAAAGCAACTATTATGAAAGCAGTTAAATTACTTAATATGGCGCTACTATGTATGGCCATGATCTTGGTCTCTTGTTCTGGCGAGGATGGCGAACAGGGGCTACAAGGAGAACAAGGTAATTCAATAAAAGGAGACCCTGGTCCTCCTGGTGAAGATGGAATTAGCTGTTGGGATCTTAATGGAAATGGTGCGGGCGATACCGAAGAAGATGTGAACAACGATGGCAATTTTGATGCCCTCGATTGCCAAGGCAAGGATGGCATCAACGGTGAGGACGGTAATGCCAATGTGCGCCGTTTTAATATTTCGTTGGAGGGGTATTCTGGTTCGACTTTTAATATTCCTTTTCCAAATGAAGTGACCGCGGAAGATATCGAAAATTCCGTGTTTTTTTTCTACATACTAAAAGATGGGGGTAGATACCTAGTGCCTGGTATGGGGCCTGGGGGTAACTTTTATGTTAGAGCTTATTATAGCAACTCTATTTTTTTACAGTTTCAACAAGTACCTGAATTTAATGCGTATGTTATGCCAGAAGGATTTTTGGGAGATGAGCTAATTGTTATAGTCGCTGAGACCAATTTGGTAGGCAAGAACAATCAAGAAAGTTTGATGAGCGAACTTAAAGCTGCAGGCGTGGACACCAGCGATTACCATGCAGTGGCCGAATATTTTGGTCTGGAATAGCAAAAAAGATATTCGTCTTATTAAAGACTCCTTTTTGCTCAGAATTATAAAACAAAAAATGGCCCAATTTGGGCCATTTTTAATATAGTTGTTCGAAAATTATTTCAATTCCCAGCCATCACGGTAATCGCGGGTTACCCATTCGTTGGCTTTATCGTAATTGGTAATCTTCATATTGTCGCCGTCCCAGAAAAGCTTTCTTCGACCGGGAAAACCATAAGGATCCCAATCCCCAAGTTTTTTTCCTTCCTTCAGCTCTTTGTATTGATACGCTTTTACGGCCAAGTTGCCCATCAGTACGGTCTCGGTAAGCCGTCCTGCTTTTTCAAAATTGGAAGAAGTCGGTGTACCGTTTTGGCAACCATCCACAAAATTGGCAAAGTGCCCATCGATTCCGCCCGGCACCCTATCATATTTAGGGGCTGGTGATTTATATAGATCCATCATTTCGGAAGGTAGCAATCTAGCATTTCGGGAATAGGTATCGCAAATCAAAATGCCTTTGTCGCCATAAAAAATACTTCCTCCACCGGAATCGCCAATGGTCTCATCATCTTTAAGCTCGTCCGGTAGGTCCGGTTTTAAGCCACCATCGTACCAGTTCAATGCAATGTCGCCGTGTTCTTCGTGCTCAAACTTTAAATGGATCTTGGATGAAGGAGGACAGGAGTGGCTGTAATCCGCCTCTACAAAATCATCCACCCAAACCGTGGTGCAACTGGCCTCTGCCTCGGTAGGATATCCTAGATCAAGGACACTAAAAGGTGTTTCCATAATATGGCATCCCATGTCGCCCAAGGCACCTGTTCCGAAATCCCAGAAACCTCTCCATTTAAATGGTAGATACGCATCGTTGTAATCCCTCATTTTGGCAGGGCCCAACCAAAGGTCCCAATCCAATCCCTTGGGAATTCGGTCTTTTTCTGTTGGTAAGGGAACACCCTGCGGCCATACAGGTCGGTTGGTCCAACAATCTATGGTATGTACTTTTCCGATAATGCCGGATTCTACCCATTCGCGCGCGATTCGGCTACCATCACTGGATGCGCCTTGGTTTCCCATTTGGGTCACAATGCCCTGCTCTTTGGCGACCTGCGTCATCAAACGGGCCTCGTAAATATTATGGGTAAGCGGTTTTTCCACGTAGGCATGTTTTTTCTCTCGCATAAAGGGCAAGGAAATGGTTGCATGCGTGTGGTCCGGACTTGCCACGGCAATGGCATCGATGTCGCCCAAATGCGCATCAAAGACCTTTCTAAAATCTTTATACCGTTTTACATCGGGGAACTGCTCGTGGGTTTGTTGGGCGCGACGGTCATCCACATCGCAAAAGGCAACAAATTTCACCCTTCCCGTATCGTTAAGGCCATTTATTACTGAATTTCCCCTTCCGCCGACTCCAAATCCGGCCACATAAAGGGTGTCGCTGGGAGGAATGTGGGTTTTCCCCAGTACGTGACTGGGTACAATCGAAAATGCGGCCGAAGCAGCAGCGGCATTTCTGATGAATTTTCTTCTTTGCATTATGTTTAGTTTGATATTATGTGAGTCCCCAAGATACAAAAAAGGGAAAGAGAAATCCTAGGCTTTACTCACTGCCATTCCATTCTTTATAAAACTGATCAAGGTAATCCATCATGAATTGATGGCGTTCCTCGGCCAGTTTTTTTCCAGTAGCGGTGTTCATTTTATCCTTGAGCAATAAAAGTTTTTCGTAAAAATGATTGATGGTGGGCGCATTGGAGTTTTTGTATTCCTCTTTGCCCATGTTGAGGTTGGGCGGAACATCCGGATTGTGCAGTTCCCTGTTCTTAAAACCTCCGTAGTTGAACGCCCTGGCAATGCCTATGGCGCCAATGGCGTCCAGTCGGTCGGCATCCTGTACAATTTGAAGTTCTTTTGAGGTAAATGATTCTCCAGTTTTGCCAAAGCTGTTTTTAAAGGACATATGTTTGATGATGTTCACAACATGATCAATGGTCTCCTCATCAACAGAAAGGGATTCCAGAAAACTTTTTGCAGTCTTTGGCCCAATGCTCTCGTCTCCTCCATGGAATTTTGGATCGGCAATATCGTGAAGCAGGGCGGCCAATTGTACGACCGTAGGATTTCCCTCTTCATGCATCAACAGCAAATTGGATGTATTGAAAACACGTTCAATATGGAACCAATCGTGCCCGCCCTCGGCATCTTGGAGCGCTGCCTTAACAAAATCGATGGTTTTTTGTATGAGTTGTGCTTCCTTCATTGGTTGGTTTTGATACCTGCCACGATCGTACTTTCAATTTGGGCAATAAGTTCATGCGCGTTGCCTTCATTTTCTATGGGAGGATGTACCTCGAACGTGACTTGGGAACCCAGTCCCATCGGAAACTTTCCGTATCGCAACAATTTCCATGAGTTATTGATGCTGATGGGTACGATCAGCGCCGAGGGCGCATTTTTCAACATTACTTTGAGCCCCGTGGTCCTGAATGGTTTGGGCTCGCCGTTCCTGCTTCGGGTACCTTCCGGGAAAATAACGGCACTACGGTTGTTCTGATTAATATATTTTGCCAGTTTTTGGAGCTCGGCAATGGACTGTTTAGGGTCTTTTCTATCGATCAAGGCCGAACCACCATGCCTTAAATTGTAGGACACACTGGGAATCCCTTTGCCCAGTTCTATTTTGCTCACAAACTTGGGATGATGTTTTCGCATATACCAAATGATCGGGGGAATGTCGTACATGCTTTGGTGGTTGGTCACAATGATCAGTGGCCTATCCGTTGGAATGTTCTGTTCGTTTTTGAAACTGTACCGTGTTCCCAGAACATTGGTGCACCGCATAATGAACCAATTTAAGATGGAAACACTTTGTTTGTGCGCATCGTACCCCAACACTTTTAAACAAAACCACTGGATAGGATGAAAAATGACCAG from Flagellimonas oceani encodes the following:
- a CDS encoding collagen-like protein, which produces MKVLKLCSIAMLAMSITLVSCSGEDGETGPIGPAGPQGEQGEQGPQGEQGEQGNANVRTFDYLINDYSSDTIEITLTNFIDEGLDVTNFALLFYLESTGDPNDRWYSIPGPIDQFQRYTKVIVLEQDSEVKIDFFNVDHTPYVFPAGKFNMLRIVAIDLGNGTAKTSKEDAMSELKSAGVDTSDYNQVAAYFGLN
- a CDS encoding lysophospholipid acyltransferase family protein, giving the protein MLKLLSYPLTVLFFLLFGLVLVIFHPIQWFCLKVLGYDAHKQSVSILNWFIMRCTNVLGTRYSFKNEQNIPTDRPLIIVTNHQSMYDIPPIIWYMRKHHPKFVSKIELGKGIPSVSYNLRHGGSALIDRKDPKQSIAELQKLAKYINQNNRSAVIFPEGTRSRNGEPKPFRTTGLKVMLKNAPSALIVPISINNSWKLLRYGKFPMGLGSQVTFEVHPPIENEGNAHELIAQIESTIVAGIKTNQ
- a CDS encoding HD domain-containing protein, producing the protein MKEAQLIQKTIDFVKAALQDAEGGHDWFHIERVFNTSNLLLMHEEGNPTVVQLAALLHDIADPKFHGGDESIGPKTAKSFLESLSVDEETIDHVVNIIKHMSFKNSFGKTGESFTSKELQIVQDADRLDAIGAIGIARAFNYGGFKNRELHNPDVPPNLNMGKEEYKNSNAPTINHFYEKLLLLKDKMNTATGKKLAEERHQFMMDYLDQFYKEWNGSE
- a CDS encoding enoyl-CoA hydratase/isomerase family protein, encoding MEYENIYIEEENNLATITINRPKKLNALNIRTIEELHEAFRELDEDPDTKVIIITGSGDKAFVAGADISEFADFSVKEGRQLAAAGQKNLFDFVENLSTPVIAAINGFALGGGLELAMACHFRVASSNARMGLPEVSLGVIPGYGGTQRLPQLVGKGRAMEMIMTAGMIDSDKAFGYGLVNHVVSSEELLPFCTKIASRISNNSTVAIKHAIKAINAGFKYDADGYSVEIDAFGTCFGTDDFKEGTTAFLEKRQADFPGS
- a CDS encoding sensor histidine kinase, with translation MITLVVVASVLIAGVTVYQYKEQGNDYHNERLERKEEQLIKSINYTLKETTYPVTTENLHLIFSEEIYEIANIQNVNFNIYDLEGNLIKNSRPSFESNSIATCLDAEVLNFLRESGETRFVEEKRAAGDNYQAIYTYIYDLKFKPIGIMNLPYFEDNTFNNMELREFLFRLGMVYVLMLVVAIFLAYFISKYITRSLQTISDKINRTNLTHQNEKIYLESPGEEIAKLVDSYNRMIDELEESAVKLARSEREQAWREMAKQVAHEIKNPLTPLRLTVQSFERKFDPGDPEIQKKVKEFSKTLIQQIDTMSNIATAFSSFADMPAQQNETLNVVKVVKLALEIFNEDYIHFITDEDEVVAKLDRTQLIRVITNLVKNAIQAIPEVESPRILVTVATVGDRVKISVADNGLGIADEHKHRIFEPKFTTKSSGTGLGLGMVKNIVENYGGTITFTSKVGKGTVFTIDFPKEQKN
- a CDS encoding PA0069 family radical SAM protein codes for the protein MSSREFLKGRGAQKNTENRFLQHVFEMRDDFLEFCRLEGEEAENNKTQYIPIFPKTIVNKVDSPDVGMGYSMNPYQGCEHGCIYCYARNTHEYWGYSPGLDFERRILVKKSAPELLEAKIKHKNWKAHTIVLSGNTDCYQPAEQKFEITRKCLEVFLKYRHPVGIITKNALVLRDLDILKKLNEHRLIGVNISVTTLSEETRRKLEPRTASIQKRLKTIQVLSENQIPVNAMLAPMIPGINSHELLPLAKTVAEHGALSFGLTVVRLNGAIGQIFSDWIKKAMPDRAEKVLHQIQDCHGGTVNDSRFGTRTRGEGKIAEQIHEMAQIARKRYFKGKVFPPLNLELHEQYKDGQMRLF
- a CDS encoding Gfo/Idh/MocA family protein, whose protein sequence is MQRRKFIRNAAAASAAFSIVPSHVLGKTHIPPSDTLYVAGFGVGGRGNSVINGLNDTGRVKFVAFCDVDDRRAQQTHEQFPDVKRYKDFRKVFDAHLGDIDAIAVASPDHTHATISLPFMREKKHAYVEKPLTHNIYEARLMTQVAKEQGIVTQMGNQGASSDGSRIAREWVESGIIGKVHTIDCWTNRPVWPQGVPLPTEKDRIPKGLDWDLWLGPAKMRDYNDAYLPFKWRGFWDFGTGALGDMGCHIMETPFSVLDLGYPTEAEASCTTVWVDDFVEADYSHSCPPSSKIHLKFEHEEHGDIALNWYDGGLKPDLPDELKDDETIGDSGGGSIFYGDKGILICDTYSRNARLLPSEMMDLYKSPAPKYDRVPGGIDGHFANFVDGCQNGTPTSSNFEKAGRLTETVLMGNLAVKAYQYKELKEGKKLGDWDPYGFPGRRKLFWDGDNMKITNYDKANEWVTRDYRDGWELK
- a CDS encoding CopD family protein, which encodes MLYPYIKSLHLIFVVTWFAGLFYIPRLFIYHIEALQKPSPDKEILSDQLKLMTKRLWYIITWPSAILCTLFAVWLLILMPEWLRQPWMHVKLGFVLLLFAYHFKCHQIFKQLQRDEVKYTSKFMRIWNEVATIILFAVVFLVVLKSAFNWIYGIVGMFALMVLLMLGIRWYKKVRDKNPNA